Proteins from a single region of Crassaminicella profunda:
- a CDS encoding DUF4091 domain-containing protein, with amino-acid sequence MDFYMKLVHGSVKHVKGKEENLIEMNKTITVLKEEEFGFQLIINGAHPFFCKLGKRNDIHWKGLGESIRIEIELDENLREHFKINFLGYVKDDEENLVGDPILNKKSLYIEKDHQMLWIEGKIPKNYDQESIQVKVKAFYTKGYEREQLLIEKELTIKVIDYVLKPIKEGPFFLDLWQHLCNWARAYDVAYFSDEHFEIIENYIKDLSHLGQRVIDLIVTDYSWAGQRCYEVQKNHANLFEMNIVKVSKNREGKLCCDFSSLDRYVDICLKHGIKEEINLFGLIGNWDAFAFGNPVKGYKDAIRIIYYDERESCFDYIKSKEELRTYLSLLFRHLIHKGLWDKVKIISDEPNNIEIFKECGDFLQSAIPAYRLKYKCALHHQEFFERYGENIESLSLNTCELVNNISNIKTLKEEVKKRDGFLTWYSCCFPEKLNIFLNSPLLESRLKGWFTYYFEMDGFLRWAYGIWPGNVFEDARYKSSKWKAGDMFFVYPGKDLKPMQSVRLKNFLFGIQDFNLFKEIEESGKMQEVFNQMEKLLGKKKEMVFVPERSVKMEYSLESEKYDDLRNDLIQKHLL; translated from the coding sequence TTGGATTTTTATATGAAATTAGTTCATGGGTCTGTAAAGCATGTAAAAGGGAAAGAAGAAAATTTAATAGAAATGAATAAAACGATAACGGTTTTAAAAGAAGAAGAATTTGGATTTCAATTGATTATCAATGGAGCTCATCCCTTTTTTTGTAAGCTAGGAAAAAGAAATGATATTCATTGGAAAGGATTAGGAGAGTCTATTCGTATAGAAATAGAGTTAGATGAAAATTTGAGAGAGCATTTTAAAATAAATTTCTTAGGATATGTAAAGGATGATGAAGAAAATTTAGTGGGAGATCCTATTCTCAACAAAAAATCCTTGTATATAGAAAAAGATCATCAAATGCTTTGGATAGAGGGGAAAATTCCTAAAAATTATGATCAAGAAAGTATTCAAGTAAAGGTGAAGGCTTTTTATACAAAAGGATATGAAAGAGAACAACTTCTGATAGAAAAAGAATTGACAATAAAAGTGATAGATTATGTACTAAAACCCATAAAAGAGGGACCTTTTTTCTTAGATTTATGGCAGCATTTATGCAATTGGGCAAGAGCTTATGATGTAGCATATTTTTCTGATGAACATTTTGAGATCATAGAAAATTATATAAAAGATTTATCCCATTTAGGACAACGAGTTATTGATTTGATTGTTACAGATTATTCTTGGGCAGGACAAAGATGTTATGAAGTACAAAAGAATCACGCAAATTTATTTGAAATGAACATTGTGAAGGTATCTAAAAATAGAGAAGGAAAGCTTTGTTGTGATTTTTCTTCATTAGATCGATATGTAGATATATGTTTAAAACATGGCATCAAAGAAGAAATTAATCTGTTCGGACTTATAGGAAATTGGGATGCTTTTGCATTTGGTAATCCCGTAAAAGGTTATAAGGATGCTATACGAATTATCTATTATGATGAAAGAGAAAGCTGTTTTGATTATATAAAAAGCAAAGAAGAATTAAGAACATATTTATCCTTATTGTTTAGACATCTCATCCATAAGGGGTTATGGGATAAGGTTAAAATCATAAGTGATGAACCTAATAATATAGAAATATTCAAAGAGTGTGGGGACTTTTTACAATCAGCCATTCCTGCGTACAGATTAAAATATAAATGTGCACTTCATCATCAAGAGTTTTTTGAAAGATATGGAGAAAATATTGAGTCTCTTTCTTTAAATACTTGTGAACTTGTGAACAATATAAGCAATATAAAAACACTTAAAGAAGAAGTGAAAAAAAGAGATGGTTTTCTAACTTGGTATTCTTGTTGTTTTCCAGAAAAGCTAAATATATTTTTAAACTCTCCCCTGTTAGAAAGTCGCCTGAAGGGATGGTTTACTTACTACTTTGAAATGGATGGATTTTTAAGGTGGGCCTATGGCATATGGCCTGGAAATGTTTTTGAGGATGCAAGGTATAAGTCCTCTAAATGGAAAGCAGGAGATATGTTTTTTGTATATCCAGGAAAAGATTTAAAACCTATGCAATCTGTAAGACTTAAAAACTTCTTATTTGGTATCCAAGATTTTAATCTATTTAAGGAAATAGAGGAAAGTGGAAAGATGCAAGAAGTCTTTAATCAAATGGAAAAGCTCTTAGGAAAGAAAAAAGAAATGGTGTTTGTACCAGAAAGAAGCGTAAAAATGGAGTATTCCCTAGAATCTGAAAAATATGATGATTTGAGAAATGATTTAATCCAAAAACATTTACTTTAA
- a CDS encoding HutD/Ves family protein: MSYSIEIIRKSEQKTSSWSGGTTTQLAIYPKDASYNNRNFKWRISSAKVETTESIFTPLPSFWRLIMIIDGQMHLEHKDHHSISLNPFEQDSFSGEWTTHSYGKVTDFNLMMAKGCKGNLEAIEILEEENIEIVDIHDLYTNEFTISTEGFYCINHHVSIVIDQKEEILLQKGNLLLIHMKSPSQKLPLKILNEIQKTIHIIRVSVVY, from the coding sequence ATGTCCTATTCTATTGAAATTATTAGAAAAAGTGAACAAAAAACAAGTTCCTGGTCTGGTGGTACAACTACCCAACTTGCTATTTATCCAAAGGATGCTTCTTATAATAATCGTAATTTTAAATGGAGAATTAGTTCTGCGAAGGTTGAAACCACTGAATCTATATTCACACCCCTCCCAAGTTTTTGGAGATTGATTATGATCATTGATGGACAAATGCATCTTGAACATAAAGATCATCATTCTATTTCTTTAAATCCTTTTGAACAAGATAGCTTTAGTGGAGAATGGACCACTCATAGTTATGGGAAGGTAACAGATTTTAACCTTATGATGGCTAAAGGCTGTAAAGGAAATCTTGAAGCTATTGAGATTTTAGAAGAAGAAAATATAGAAATAGTAGATATACATGATCTATATACTAATGAATTTACTATATCTACAGAAGGTTTTTACTGCATAAATCATCATGTAAGTATTGTAATTGATCAGAAAGAGGAAATTCTTTTACAAAAGGGAAATTTATTACTGATACATATGAAAAGTCCTTCTCAAAAACTACCTCTTAAGATTCTTAATGAGATACAAAAGACTATACATATCATAAGGGTAAGTGTTGTTTACTGA
- a CDS encoding sugar ABC transporter substrate-binding protein, whose protein sequence is MKKIFTLLLCVALVFGVVGCSSKPADENKKLRVGYVTMDITSPYFIKMIEGMKEKAKELDLELSIHDGKYQAQPQIDAMETLITQKVDAIVLSANDPAALQPMIDKAKEAGIKVITANVEMKNADAHVSLVEYDYGFMGGELAGKYIKEKLNGEAEVAVLTFTQVPAVLDRVKGLKEGIQSLAPKAKIVAETEAYTRELGMNAIETALQANPNLNVVVGINDDAVLGAYEAMMAAGRNGDDVVLVGLDAVEEAIKKVDEGGIYRGTVDIAPFESGKIIIDTTKKVIEEGPIDEMIKFPMTKVTPENVDQFK, encoded by the coding sequence ATGAAAAAAATATTTACTTTATTATTATGTGTAGCATTAGTATTTGGTGTTGTTGGATGTAGTTCAAAACCAGCAGATGAAAATAAAAAATTAAGAGTTGGATACGTTACGATGGATATAACGAGTCCTTACTTTATAAAAATGATAGAAGGTATGAAGGAAAAAGCGAAAGAGTTAGATCTAGAGCTTAGTATACATGATGGAAAATATCAAGCACAGCCGCAAATTGATGCTATGGAAACATTGATTACACAAAAAGTAGATGCTATTGTGTTGAGTGCTAACGATCCAGCAGCTTTGCAGCCTATGATTGATAAAGCGAAAGAAGCTGGAATAAAAGTAATCACTGCTAATGTAGAAATGAAAAATGCAGATGCTCATGTGAGTTTAGTTGAATATGATTATGGATTCATGGGTGGAGAATTAGCTGGAAAATATATAAAAGAAAAATTAAATGGGGAAGCAGAAGTAGCTGTACTTACTTTTACTCAAGTACCAGCAGTATTAGATAGGGTAAAGGGGTTAAAGGAAGGGATACAATCTTTAGCACCAAAGGCTAAAATCGTAGCAGAAACAGAAGCTTATACAAGAGAGCTTGGTATGAATGCTATAGAAACTGCATTACAAGCAAATCCTAATTTAAATGTAGTAGTAGGGATCAATGATGATGCAGTATTAGGTGCTTATGAAGCTATGATGGCAGCAGGAAGAAATGGGGACGATGTAGTTTTAGTGGGTCTAGATGCAGTAGAAGAAGCTATTAAGAAAGTAGATGAAGGTGGTATTTATAGAGGAACTGTAGATATAGCACCTTTTGAAAGTGGTAAAATTATCATAGATACCACTAAAAAAGTAATAGAAGAAGGACCAATAGATGAAATGATCAAATTCCCTATGACAAAAGTAACTCCAGAAAATGTAGATCAATTTAAATAA
- the mutT gene encoding 8-oxo-dGTP diphosphatase MutT, translating to MIHVVAGILINEKEEILIAKRKEEKHLGGYWEFPGGKIEAGETPEQSLIRELKEEMHIEIKIKNYFGENVYEYQRGMIKLIAYTCEIVKGKIILTDHSEYKWVKKEDLNQYELAPADIHFVNLLCEN from the coding sequence ATGATTCATGTAGTAGCAGGGATTCTCATAAATGAAAAAGAAGAAATATTGATTGCTAAGCGGAAAGAAGAAAAGCATTTAGGTGGATATTGGGAGTTTCCAGGAGGAAAGATAGAAGCTGGAGAAACACCAGAACAAAGCTTAATCAGAGAACTGAAAGAAGAAATGCATATAGAAATAAAGATTAAAAATTATTTTGGAGAAAATGTTTATGAATACCAAAGAGGAATGATAAAGTTGATAGCCTATACTTGTGAGATTGTTAAAGGAAAAATTATACTGACGGATCATTCAGAATATAAATGGGTAAAAAAAGAAGATTTAAACCAATATGAATTAGCTCCAGCAGATATTCATTTTGTGAACCTCTTATGTGAAAATTAG
- a CDS encoding GNAT family N-acetyltransferase, which translates to MIKARSARIEEFEKVVELINKVFRTTRGHEPTMQQEFPLLINKNNVENMVIVEKEQEIVSDVNYLIQDVLVQGTKVKVASIGGVCTDPKHERKGYASKILDYVEKKLYEEGVEVLLISGNRTLYTRRMCSRVKNFYKYTIKPEDIILDLCIEEYDEKYLNQMINRYHQSSTRYVRTKEQFKMLLKAGTIPWGTYTYKKLVIKKEDKLIGYMVIRLIDEEKRRGEIIELNIPNHYVRDIIAHIAYQYDLNDVDYWVHVKDTQNHLENYDEVNIDDLHGTIKIIHYEKLCKSLYDYFVQYVEQELLDHMEFKDLDVGYLMKYKNEAFFIKDVEKLNQLFFAGLVDEKELEGKTNIENFIRSVFPLPFIWPANLNYQ; encoded by the coding sequence ATGATAAAGGCTAGAAGTGCAAGGATTGAAGAATTTGAAAAGGTCGTAGAACTGATTAATAAAGTATTTAGAACAACAAGAGGACATGAACCTACTATGCAGCAAGAGTTTCCATTACTCATTAATAAAAATAATGTAGAGAATATGGTGATTGTAGAAAAAGAGCAAGAGATCGTATCCGATGTAAACTACTTGATTCAAGATGTATTGGTGCAAGGAACAAAAGTAAAAGTAGCTTCCATAGGAGGGGTTTGTACAGACCCAAAACATGAAAGGAAAGGATATGCATCTAAGATTTTAGATTATGTAGAAAAAAAGCTTTATGAGGAGGGGGTAGAGGTTTTATTAATATCGGGAAATAGAACCTTATACACCAGAAGAATGTGTAGTCGAGTAAAGAATTTTTATAAATATACGATTAAACCTGAAGATATTATCTTAGATCTATGTATAGAAGAGTATGATGAAAAATATTTAAACCAAATGATCAATAGGTATCATCAAAGCAGTACAAGATATGTTAGGACAAAAGAACAATTTAAGATGCTACTAAAGGCAGGAACCATTCCTTGGGGAACTTATACCTATAAAAAATTAGTCATAAAAAAAGAAGATAAATTAATAGGTTATATGGTTATAAGACTTATTGATGAAGAAAAAAGACGGGGAGAGATCATTGAGTTAAACATACCCAATCATTATGTAAGAGATATTATAGCCCATATAGCATACCAATATGATTTAAATGATGTGGATTATTGGGTACATGTAAAAGATACTCAAAACCATTTAGAAAATTATGATGAAGTTAATATAGATGATTTACATGGAACTATAAAAATTATTCATTATGAAAAATTATGCAAAAGCTTATATGATTATTTTGTTCAATATGTAGAGCAAGAACTTTTAGATCATATGGAATTTAAAGATTTAGATGTAGGATATTTGATGAAATATAAAAATGAAGCGTTTTTTATAAAGGATGTAGAAAAACTAAATCAATTATTTTTTGCAGGGCTTGTAGATGAGAAGGAATTAGAGGGAAAAACGAATATAGAAAACTTTATAAGAAGTGTATTTCCTCTGCCTTTTATATGGCCAGCAAATCTTAACTATCAGTAA
- a CDS encoding cobalamin B12-binding domain-containing protein yields MKGLLKQISDCIVHMEEDQIENLIIKAVNSDELDIENIYKSGLNDGMNRALELFENKKYHLPEVIVCADTLNKGLEVLKTYGKINQKSKGKIVFAVVKGDTHEIGKNIVKIMLEAGGYEVIDLGVNREHKDILDIALKEKAPVIALSSMMTTTRPQMKKLIEVLDDMKIEKRPYVIIGGGCITQNYATQIGADGYSENAPKAVKLVERLMREGK; encoded by the coding sequence GTGAAGGGTTTACTAAAGCAGATTTCAGATTGTATTGTCCATATGGAGGAAGATCAAATAGAAAATTTGATTATAAAAGCTGTAAATTCTGATGAATTAGATATAGAAAATATTTATAAGAGTGGACTAAATGATGGTATGAATAGAGCATTAGAGTTATTTGAAAATAAAAAATATCATCTACCAGAAGTGATTGTTTGTGCAGATACTTTAAATAAAGGACTTGAAGTATTGAAAACTTATGGAAAAATCAATCAAAAAAGTAAAGGAAAAATAGTTTTTGCTGTCGTTAAAGGAGATACTCACGAAATAGGGAAAAACATTGTAAAGATCATGCTTGAAGCAGGTGGATATGAAGTCATTGATCTTGGGGTAAATAGAGAGCATAAGGATATTTTAGACATTGCTTTAAAAGAAAAGGCACCTGTTATTGCACTTTCATCTATGATGACCACTACTAGACCACAGATGAAAAAATTAATCGAAGTATTAGACGATATGAAAATAGAAAAAAGACCGTATGTTATCATTGGTGGAGGTTGTATTACTCAAAATTATGCTACCCAAATAGGTGCAGATGGCTATTCAGAAAATGCACCAAAGGCAGTAAAACTAGTAGAACGATTAATGAGGGAGGGAAAATAA
- a CDS encoding MFS transporter — translation MNKKITYLITFMFFMSILANTAHPVTPELVVSLNMSSLMYGIMFATMSIASFTMSPIWGSLSDKYRSRKRFIYLPSIGYGLAQIGFGFSTSPIMILVFRVFGGGFAASIFTNAIAYIVDETDYTNRSKAIAYYTAVTGFGVSLGYLVGGYIGASDYHYAFIFQSVGLIIHAIMVYFLLPESNVKIEGIKESSTHFIFQIKDDFKKYMPTALGTLLLVVLLTSLSFVAYTTGINYYLKKYLSLNPLQIGYYMAFTGIVGMIANIYLTPKVSRKYGDKKSLKYVLFVTGITLMILAMMDNLLAPISIIVFLVFIFFISMFKPLLQTMVSNLSKDEHGKIMGLQNSANSVGMVGGSLLAGTLLDIYPRGSFLIAAIIFIGSFLIILLSKKLKRHS, via the coding sequence TTGAATAAGAAAATAACCTATTTAATTACTTTTATGTTTTTTATGAGTATTTTAGCCAATACGGCACATCCCGTTACACCAGAATTGGTTGTTAGCTTAAATATGTCATCACTCATGTATGGAATTATGTTTGCTACTATGTCTATAGCTAGTTTTACTATGTCACCTATTTGGGGGAGTTTGTCAGATAAATATAGAAGTAGAAAACGATTCATATACCTTCCTTCTATAGGTTATGGATTGGCACAAATAGGCTTTGGTTTTTCTACATCTCCTATAATGATTCTTGTATTTAGAGTTTTTGGTGGTGGGTTTGCTGCATCCATATTTACCAATGCCATTGCTTATATTGTTGATGAAACAGATTATACAAATAGAAGTAAAGCAATTGCCTATTATACAGCTGTAACTGGATTTGGCGTGTCCTTAGGATATTTAGTTGGAGGGTATATTGGTGCAAGTGATTACCATTATGCTTTTATTTTTCAATCTGTGGGACTGATTATACATGCTATAATGGTATATTTTCTTTTACCAGAAAGCAATGTGAAAATTGAAGGTATAAAAGAATCATCTACACATTTTATTTTTCAAATAAAAGATGATTTTAAAAAATACATGCCTACAGCTTTAGGTACGTTACTTTTAGTAGTATTATTAACATCCCTTTCTTTTGTTGCTTATACAACAGGAATCAATTATTACTTAAAGAAATATCTAAGTTTAAATCCATTACAAATAGGCTATTATATGGCTTTTACAGGGATTGTGGGTATGATTGCAAATATTTATTTAACCCCAAAAGTATCAAGAAAATATGGGGATAAGAAATCACTAAAATATGTATTGTTCGTTACAGGGATTACCCTTATGATTCTTGCAATGATGGATAATTTATTAGCTCCTATTTCAATCATTGTATTTTTAGTATTTATATTTTTTATTTCCATGTTTAAGCCCTTGCTACAGACAATGGTGTCTAATTTAAGTAAAGATGAGCATGGGAAGATTATGGGGCTTCAAAACTCTGCTAACTCTGTAGGAATGGTGGGGGGATCTTTATTGGCTGGAACTTTATTAGATATATATCCTCGAGGATCTTTTCTTATAGCAGCTATTATATTTATTGGATCTTTTTTGATCATTTTATTGAGTAAAAAGTTGAAAAGACACTCTTAG
- a CDS encoding uroporphyrinogen decarboxylase family protein, with translation MTLLEYINSEKRGFFLPDMGTNGLFLTRYKAYEVYENPQKQLQLAKVMDETFPSDFIYSFCDGIIFCETLGLEILKPEDDFPSVLNHPMVDSEALKKYEIPDPYTSGRMPVNLESLSLIAKNIDKPLYVSIQGPFTLAVQLAGATQLLRSIITNPEFVEKLLAFTTETVRRYSVAVNKAGAKYISISEPGAVTLNPERFNKYVVQNVEKIYGDLTCWKGMHICGDTSEILDNMLSCSLDAVSLDQIMDYEKIKDRIPKEIVLIGNLDPIDLLGNGKPEDIKKETVKLMKAMRENDNYLCAFGCNCLNDTPVENLQMAIKTGRMSYEELDGIKS, from the coding sequence ATGACTTTATTAGAGTATATTAATAGTGAAAAAAGAGGATTTTTCCTTCCTGACATGGGAACAAATGGACTATTTTTAACACGTTATAAAGCCTATGAGGTATATGAAAATCCTCAAAAGCAATTACAATTAGCAAAGGTGATGGATGAAACCTTTCCATCGGATTTTATTTATTCCTTTTGTGATGGGATTATATTTTGTGAGACCTTAGGACTTGAAATATTAAAACCAGAGGATGATTTTCCAAGTGTATTAAATCATCCAATGGTAGATAGTGAAGCGTTAAAAAAATATGAAATCCCAGATCCATATACAAGTGGGAGGATGCCTGTAAATCTTGAGAGCTTATCACTAATAGCAAAAAACATAGACAAACCTCTTTATGTTTCTATACAAGGGCCCTTTACACTAGCAGTACAGCTTGCAGGAGCTACACAGCTTTTAAGGAGTATCATTACAAACCCTGAATTTGTAGAGAAATTATTAGCTTTTACTACAGAAACCGTAAGAAGATATAGTGTAGCCGTAAATAAAGCAGGTGCAAAATATATATCTATATCAGAACCTGGAGCAGTTACTTTAAATCCAGAAAGGTTTAACAAATATGTTGTACAAAACGTAGAAAAAATCTATGGGGATTTGACTTGCTGGAAGGGGATGCATATCTGTGGGGATACTTCTGAAATATTAGACAATATGTTAAGCTGTAGTTTAGATGCTGTAAGTTTAGATCAGATCATGGATTATGAAAAAATAAAGGATAGAATTCCTAAAGAGATTGTATTGATCGGGAATCTTGACCCTATAGACCTTTTAGGAAATGGAAAACCAGAGGATATAAAAAAAGAAACCGTCAAGCTTATGAAGGCTATGAGAGAAAATGATAATTACTTATGTGCTTTTGGATGCAATTGCTTAAATGATACTCCTGTAGAAAATCTACAGATGGCAATCAAAACAGGAAGAATGTCTTATGAAGAGCTAGATGGGATTAAATCATGA
- a CDS encoding ABC transporter permease has translation MEKKIKSIFFKYGILVFLIFLCIVFSIASPYFLTIDNITIVLRQISIVGICTVGMTMIILTAGIDLSVGAMMALCSVILAKLMVAGVNIFLAIMITLLVGMILGLFNGFLINKIKISPLISTLGTMTIYRGITYIITKGLPVFGFPKSFSFIGQGYLGMVPIPVIILILVYIAGFFILYFTKLGRYIYGIGGNEKASILSGIHVKKVKYMVYVMAGFLTALASIVMLSRINSALPNAGTGFELDVVTAVVLGGISVNGGEGKLAGVIIGSLIMGILSNGMILLNIGEYYQIVVKGIVLLTAVGIDNAVKR, from the coding sequence ATGGAAAAGAAAATTAAATCTATATTTTTTAAATATGGCATACTCGTATTTTTGATATTTTTATGTATTGTATTTTCAATAGCTAGTCCATATTTTTTAACAATAGATAACATTACTATAGTATTAAGACAAATCTCCATTGTAGGGATTTGTACTGTAGGGATGACAATGATTATTTTAACGGCGGGTATTGATCTTTCTGTAGGGGCAATGATGGCACTTTGTTCTGTAATTCTTGCAAAGCTAATGGTAGCAGGGGTAAATATATTCTTAGCAATCATGATTACTTTACTCGTGGGGATGATTTTAGGATTATTCAATGGATTTTTAATCAATAAAATAAAAATTTCTCCTTTAATATCTACTTTAGGAACCATGACGATCTATAGAGGGATTACTTATATTATTACTAAGGGGCTTCCTGTATTTGGATTTCCTAAAAGCTTTTCCTTTATTGGACAAGGTTATTTAGGGATGGTTCCTATTCCTGTGATTATACTTATTCTTGTATATATAGCAGGCTTTTTTATCTTATATTTTACTAAGCTAGGAAGATATATTTATGGCATAGGAGGAAATGAGAAAGCATCTATTCTTTCAGGAATTCATGTAAAAAAAGTAAAATATATGGTTTATGTGATGGCTGGTTTTTTAACGGCCCTTGCTAGTATAGTCATGTTATCAAGAATTAATAGCGCCCTTCCTAATGCAGGCACTGGATTTGAGCTAGATGTGGTTACAGCTGTAGTTTTAGGTGGAATTAGTGTAAACGGTGGAGAAGGGAAATTGGCAGGAGTAATTATTGGGAGTTTGATTATGGGGATTTTATCTAATGGCATGATCTTATTAAATATTGGAGAGTATTATCAAATTGTTGTAAAAGGGATTGTATTACTTACGGCTGTTGGGATTGATAATGCAGTGAAAAGATAA
- a CDS encoding sugar ABC transporter ATP-binding protein, producing MKDRIMKLQNITKKYPGVVALKNVSLDFEEGKVHAIVGENGAGKSTFIKIITGAVHQTSGELFYKGKKVKNNSPKLSLAMGINAVYQEFNLIHSLTIRENIFYGYEHTKGILLDQKAMDDASKEILKELGVNISPKTLIRDIGIGNQQLIEIGKSLVKKVEVLILDEPTASLTQKEINHLFKIIKNLKEKGVCIIYISHRLEEVFKIADQISVLRDGCLVTTKKPEELTENQLIEYMVGRKVSKQYPLDIEDYRGFDTKVLEVKNLSTEFVKDISFYLKKGEILGIAGLVSSGRTELARAIFGIDKIKQGEIWICGKKEKLKSPKDAIDKGMAFITEDRKSLGLILDMSIKENTSYASLNKWSNLGILNKKKEEKEVKNILAGLQVKYATLKEKVKNLSGGNQQKVVIGKWLLTDSQMIIFDEPTRGIDVGAKEEVYKIMKKLIQSGKSIIMISSEMNEVLNMSDRLLVMSNGRIVSEYKKGEGTPEKIFLDSSSLLKERDDGKEN from the coding sequence TTGAAAGATAGAATCATGAAGCTTCAAAATATCACAAAAAAATATCCAGGAGTAGTAGCATTAAAAAATGTGAGCTTAGATTTTGAAGAAGGAAAGGTACATGCTATTGTAGGAGAAAATGGTGCAGGAAAATCAACCTTTATAAAAATCATAACAGGTGCTGTCCATCAAACTTCTGGAGAACTTTTTTATAAAGGAAAGAAGGTAAAAAATAACTCACCCAAGTTAAGTCTAGCAATGGGAATCAATGCAGTTTATCAAGAATTTAATCTTATTCATTCCCTTACTATTAGAGAAAATATTTTTTATGGTTATGAACACACAAAAGGAATCTTACTAGATCAAAAGGCCATGGATGATGCATCAAAAGAAATATTAAAAGAGCTAGGGGTAAATATTTCTCCAAAAACTCTTATTAGAGATATTGGCATTGGCAATCAACAGCTTATAGAAATAGGAAAATCTCTTGTAAAAAAGGTGGAAGTATTGATATTAGATGAGCCTACCGCATCCCTCACACAAAAAGAAATCAATCATCTTTTTAAAATAATAAAGAATTTAAAGGAAAAAGGTGTTTGTATTATATATATTTCTCATCGACTAGAAGAAGTTTTTAAAATAGCAGATCAAATTTCTGTACTAAGAGATGGGTGTTTAGTCACTACTAAAAAACCAGAGGAACTAACAGAAAATCAATTGATTGAATATATGGTTGGGAGAAAAGTAAGCAAACAATATCCATTGGATATAGAAGATTATAGGGGTTTTGATACAAAGGTACTAGAGGTGAAAAATTTATCTACTGAATTTGTAAAAGATATTTCTTTTTATTTGAAAAAGGGAGAAATATTAGGCATCGCTGGGTTAGTATCATCTGGAAGAACTGAGTTGGCAAGGGCAATATTTGGGATAGATAAGATCAAACAAGGTGAAATATGGATTTGCGGAAAAAAAGAAAAATTAAAAAGCCCCAAAGATGCTATTGATAAGGGGATGGCTTTTATAACGGAAGATCGGAAAAGCTTAGGACTTATATTAGATATGTCCATCAAAGAAAATACGAGCTATGCTTCTTTAAACAAATGGAGTAACTTAGGAATATTGAATAAAAAAAAGGAAGAAAAAGAAGTAAAGAATATTTTAGCAGGCTTACAGGTGAAATATGCTACTTTAAAGGAAAAGGTGAAAAATTTAAGTGGAGGAAATCAGCAAAAAGTAGTCATTGGAAAATGGCTATTAACAGATAGTCAGATGATTATATTTGATGAACCTACAAGAGGGATAGATGTGGGCGCTAAGGAAGAAGTTTATAAAATTATGAAAAAATTGATCCAATCAGGCAAATCCATTATCATGATTTCTTCTGAAATGAATGAAGTTTTGAATATGTCTGATAGATTGTTGGTTATGAGCAATGGAAGAATTGTTTCAGAATATAAAAAGGGAGAAGGAACACCTGAGAAGATCTTTTTAGATTCTTCTAGTTTATTAAAGGAGCGGGATGATGGAAAAGAAAATTAA